Proteins found in one Acidobacteriota bacterium genomic segment:
- a CDS encoding aspartate carbamoyltransferase catalytic subunit — MTVAAATSLRSRHLLGIGELDASEIELIIQTSFAMKEVALRPIKKVPALRGRTVINLFFEASTRTRMSFELAEKRLSADTLGMTTAGSSVSKGETLADTARTLEAMAPDMIVMRHWASGAAHHLSRICRGSIINAGDGMHEHPTQALLDAVTILERKGRLAGLRVAIIGDLLHSRVFRSNALLLTRMGADVVACGPPTLMPVGLDQFGVRATSSMNEAVDGADVVMMLRVQHERMHGLFFPSVREYFSLFGLTGERLRRAAPDVIVMHPGPLNRGVEIDSDVADGPWSVILDQVANGVAVRMAVLYLLAGGEGEDVKG, encoded by the coding sequence ATGACCGTCGCGGCAGCCACCAGCCTGCGCAGCCGTCACCTGCTCGGCATCGGCGAGCTCGACGCCTCGGAGATCGAGCTGATCATCCAGACGTCCTTCGCGATGAAGGAAGTCGCGCTGCGGCCCATCAAGAAGGTGCCCGCGCTCCGCGGGCGCACCGTGATCAACCTGTTCTTCGAAGCCAGCACCCGCACCCGGATGTCCTTCGAGCTGGCCGAGAAGCGGCTGAGCGCCGACACGCTGGGCATGACGACGGCCGGCTCGAGCGTGTCGAAGGGCGAGACGCTCGCCGACACCGCCCGGACGCTGGAAGCGATGGCGCCCGACATGATCGTGATGCGCCACTGGGCGTCCGGCGCCGCGCATCACCTGTCGAGGATCTGCCGCGGCAGCATCATCAACGCCGGCGACGGCATGCACGAACATCCGACGCAGGCGCTGCTCGACGCCGTCACGATTCTCGAGCGCAAGGGGCGGCTGGCCGGGCTGCGCGTCGCGATCATCGGCGACCTGCTGCACAGCCGCGTGTTCCGATCCAACGCTCTGCTCCTCACGCGCATGGGCGCTGACGTCGTCGCCTGCGGACCGCCGACGCTGATGCCGGTCGGCCTCGATCAGTTCGGCGTCCGCGCGACGTCGTCGATGAACGAGGCGGTCGACGGCGCGGACGTCGTGATGATGCTGCGCGTCCAGCACGAGCGGATGCACGGGCTGTTCTTTCCCTCCGTCCGCGAGTACTTCTCGCTGTTCGGCCTGACGGGCGAGCGGCTGCGGCGGGCGGCGCCCGATGTGATCGTCATGCATCCCGGCCCGCTGAATCGCGGCGTCGAGATCGATTCCGACGTGGCCGATGGCCCGTGGTCGGTGATTCTCGACCAGGTGGCCAACGGCGTGGCCGTCCGGATGGCAGTGCTCTACCTGCTCGCCGGCGGCGAAGGGGAGGACGTGAAGGGATGA
- the pyrR gene encoding bifunctional pyr operon transcriptional regulator/uracil phosphoribosyltransferase PyrR, translating into MPIVMDADRVSRSISRIAHEILEHNRGIEDLALVGIRARGVPIAARLAAAIKALSGVEVPTGALDITLYRDDLMGHAAGSQPVIRRTEIPFSIDGRVILLVDDVLYTGRTVRAALDALIDFGRPRAIQLVALVDRGHRELPIRADYVGRNVPTSRQQTVQVRLAETDGRDEVEVQG; encoded by the coding sequence ATGCCCATCGTGATGGACGCGGATCGCGTCTCGCGGAGCATCTCGCGGATCGCGCACGAGATCCTGGAACACAACCGCGGCATCGAGGACCTCGCGCTCGTCGGCATTCGCGCGCGTGGCGTGCCGATCGCCGCGCGCCTCGCCGCCGCGATCAAAGCGTTGAGCGGCGTCGAGGTGCCGACCGGTGCGCTCGACATCACGCTGTACCGCGACGACCTCATGGGGCACGCGGCTGGATCGCAGCCGGTCATCCGCCGCACCGAGATCCCGTTCTCGATCGACGGCCGCGTGATCCTGCTGGTCGACGACGTGCTCTACACCGGCCGGACGGTTCGGGCGGCGCTCGACGCGCTCATCGACTTCGGGCGGCCGCGCGCCATCCAGCTCGTCGCGCTCGTCGATCGGGGACACCGCGAGCTGCCGATCCGCGCCGATTACGTCGGCCGCAACGTCCCGACCTCTCGTCAACAGACCGTGCAGGTGCGCCTGGCCGAGACGGACGGGCGCGACGAAGTGGAGGTGCAAGGATGA
- a CDS encoding dihydroorotase yields MTTAPRALLLRNVRLVDPVAGWNGHVDIRIDGPRIGAVGKGLPVDGATVVELPAGCVVTPGLIDMHVHLREPGQEHKETVATGLASAVAGGFTAVACMPNTTPVNDQAPVTEFILKRAAEAGLARVYPIGAVSKGSKGEELTEIGDLHAAGCVAISDDGHPVRTALLMRRALEYASMFQMPVIDHCEDPSLKGEGVIHEGTAAAMLGLRGMPGAAESVMVERDISLAELTGGHVHVAHMSARQSLRAVREGKARGIHVTCEVTPHHVVLTDQALLAHGGYDTKFKMNPPLRDEADRLAMIDGLRDGTIDVIATDHAPHHADEKALEFDNAPFGIVGLETAVPLCLDRLVHAGVIGLDRFVELLSAAPARVLGVPGGTLAAGGPADITVLAPDVGVTVHAADLRSKSKNTPFDGWTLTGAVAATIVGGRIVYVNAAVPGLTLPSDPA; encoded by the coding sequence ATGACCACGGCGCCGAGGGCTCTGCTGTTGAGGAACGTCCGGCTCGTCGATCCCGTCGCGGGGTGGAACGGGCACGTCGACATTCGCATCGACGGGCCGCGGATCGGCGCCGTCGGCAAGGGATTGCCGGTCGATGGTGCCACCGTCGTCGAGCTCCCGGCCGGCTGCGTCGTCACGCCGGGCCTCATCGACATGCACGTGCACCTGCGGGAGCCGGGCCAGGAGCACAAGGAGACGGTGGCCACCGGTCTCGCGTCCGCGGTGGCGGGCGGCTTCACTGCGGTGGCCTGCATGCCGAACACCACGCCGGTCAACGATCAGGCGCCGGTGACCGAGTTCATCCTGAAGCGGGCGGCCGAGGCCGGCCTGGCGCGGGTGTATCCCATCGGTGCGGTGTCGAAGGGATCGAAGGGCGAGGAGCTGACCGAGATCGGCGACCTGCACGCCGCCGGCTGCGTCGCGATCTCCGACGACGGGCATCCGGTGCGGACGGCGCTGCTCATGCGCCGCGCGCTCGAATACGCGTCGATGTTCCAGATGCCGGTCATCGACCACTGCGAGGACCCGTCGCTCAAGGGCGAAGGGGTCATTCACGAAGGGACGGCTGCCGCGATGCTCGGCCTGCGAGGGATGCCCGGCGCGGCCGAATCCGTGATGGTCGAGCGCGACATCTCGCTGGCGGAACTGACCGGCGGGCACGTGCACGTCGCCCACATGAGCGCGCGGCAGTCGCTGCGCGCCGTGCGCGAAGGCAAGGCGCGCGGGATTCACGTCACCTGCGAAGTGACGCCGCACCACGTCGTGTTGACCGACCAGGCGCTCCTCGCACACGGCGGATACGACACGAAGTTCAAGATGAACCCGCCGCTCCGGGACGAAGCCGACCGCCTCGCGATGATCGACGGGCTCCGGGACGGCACAATCGACGTCATCGCCACGGATCACGCCCCGCATCATGCGGACGAGAAAGCGCTCGAGTTCGACAACGCGCCGTTCGGGATCGTCGGTCTCGAGACAGCCGTGCCGCTCTGTCTCGATCGGCTCGTGCACGCCGGCGTGATCGGCCTCGACCGGTTCGTGGAGCTGCTGTCCGCCGCGCCGGCCCGGGTGCTCGGTGTTCCCGGCGGCACGCTCGCTGCCGGCGGTCCCGCCGACATCACCGTGCTGGCTCCCGACGTCGGGGTCACGGTTCATGCCGCCGACCTCCGCTCCAAATCGAAGAACACGCCGTTCGACGGATGGACGCTCACCGGCGCGGTGGCCGCGACGATCGTGGGTGGACGAATCGTGTATGTCAACGCCGCCGTGCCCGGCTTGACGCTGCCGTCCGATCCCGCGTGA